Proteins from a genomic interval of Panthera uncia isolate 11264 chromosome C1 unlocalized genomic scaffold, Puncia_PCG_1.0 HiC_scaffold_4, whole genome shotgun sequence:
- the PIP5K1A gene encoding phosphatidylinositol 4-phosphate 5-kinase type-1 alpha isoform X6 — MASASSGLSSVGFSFADPGVPSCASSSGFNFLCCGVSRKRASGIKRPMASEVPYASGMPMKKIGHRGVDSSGETTYKKTTSSALKGAIQLGITHTVGSLSTKPERDVLMQDFYVVESIFFPSEGSNLTPAHHYNDFRFKTYAPVAFRYFRELFGIRPDDYLYSLCSEPLIELCSSGASGSLFYVSSDDEFIIKTVQHKEAEFLQKLLPGYYMNLNQNPRTLLPKFYGLYCVQAGGKNIRIVVMNNLLPRSVKMHIKYDLKGSTYKRRASQKEREKPLPTFKDLDFLQDIPDGLFLDADMYNALCKTLQRDCLVLQSFKIMDYSLLMSIHNIDHAQREPLGNETQYSVDTRRPAPQKALYSTAMESIQGEARRGGTMETDDHMGGIPARNSKGERLLLYIGIIDILQSYRFVKKLEHSWKALVHDGDTVSVHRPGFYAERFQRFMCNTVFKKIPFQSSWKSLKLQSQSSPIEQKNSEDLEQDSTSLVIPRCQPLPQQC, encoded by the exons GTTTCAACTTTCTGTGCTGTGGGGTCAGCCGTAAGAGAG cATCTGGAATCAAGAGACCCATGGCATCTGAG GTGCCATATGCCTCTGGCATGCCCATGAAGAAAATAGGCCACCGAGGTGTTGATTCCTCAGGAGAGACGACATATAAAAAG aCAACCTCATCTGCCTTGAAAGGTGCCATCCAGTTAGGCATTACTCACACTGTGGGAAGCCTGAGCACCAAACCAGAGCGTGATGTCCTCATGCAAGACTTCTATGTGGTGGAGAGTATCTTCTTTCCCAG TGAAGGGAGCAACTTGACTCCTGCTCATCACTACAATGACTTTCGCTTCAAAACCTATGCACCTGTTGCCTTCCGTTACTTTCGGGAGTTATTTGGTATCCGGCCTGATGATTACTTG TACTCCCTCTGCAGTGAGCCACTGATTGAACTCTGCAGCTCTGGGGCCAGTGGTTCCCTCTTCTATGTGTCCAGTGACGATGAATTCATCATTAAAACGGTCCAGCATAAAGAGGCGGAGTTTCTGCAGAAGCTGCTTCCAGGATACTACATG AACCTCAACCAGAACCCTCGCACTTTGCTGCCTAAATTCTATGGACTGTACTGTGTGCAGGCAGGTGGTAAGAACATTCGAATTGTGGTGATGAACAATCTCTTACCACGGTCAGTCAAGATGCACATCAAATATGACCTCAAGGGCTCAACCTACAAACGGCGGGCTTCCCAAAAAGAGCGAGAGAAGCCTCTACCCACCTTTAAAGACCTGGACTTCTTACAAGACATTCCAGATGGTCTTTTTTTGGATGCTGATATGTACAATGCTCTATGTAAGACCTTACAGCGTGACTGTTTG GTGCTGCAGAGCTTCAAGATAATGGACTATAGCCTCTTGATGTCAATCCATAACATAGATCATGCCCAACGAGAGCCCTTAGGCAATGAAACACAGTATTCAGTTGATACTCGCAGACCAGCCCCCCAAAAGGCTCTCTATTCTACAGCTATGGAATCTATCCAGGGCGAGGCTCGGCGAGGTGGCACCATGGAGACTGATGACCA TATGGGTGGCATCCCGGCCCGCAATAGTAAGGGGGAAAGGCTGCTGCTTTATATTGGGATCATTGACATTCTTCAGTCTTACAG GTTTGTTAAGAAGTTGGAGCACTCTTGGAAAGCTCTGGTACATGATGGG GACACCGTATCGGTGCATCGGCCAGGCTTCTATGCTGAACGGTTCCAACGCTTCATGTGCAACACAGTGTTCAAGAAGATACCCT ttCAATCCTCTTGGAAAAGCCTGAAGTTGCAGAGTCAGAGTTCACCCAT TGAGCAAAAAAATTCAGAAGACTTAGAACAAGATTCTACCAGCTTGGTGATCCCAAGATGCCAGCCCTTGCCCCAGCAATGCTGA
- the PIP5K1A gene encoding phosphatidylinositol 4-phosphate 5-kinase type-1 alpha isoform X4, with product MASASSGLSSVGFSFADPGVPSCASSSGFNFLCCGVSRKRASGIKRPMASEVPYASGMPMKKIGHRGVDSSGETTYKKTTSSALKGAIQLGITHTVGSLSTKPERDVLMQDFYVVESIFFPSEGSNLTPAHHYNDFRFKTYAPVAFRYFRELFGIRPDDYLYSLCSEPLIELCSSGASGSLFYVSSDDEFIIKTVQHKEAEFLQKLLPGYYMNLNQNPRTLLPKFYGLYCVQAGGKNIRIVVMNNLLPRSVKMHIKYDLKGSTYKRRASQKEREKPLPTFKDLDFLQDIPDGLFLDADMYNALCKTLQRDCLVLQSFKIMDYSLLMSIHNIDHAQREPLGNETQYSVDTRRPAPQKALYSTAMESIQGEARRGGTMETDDHMGGIPARNSKGERLLLYIGIIDILQSYRFVKKLEHSWKALVHDGDTVSVHRPGFYAERFQRFMCNTVFKKIPLKPSPSKKFRSGSSFSRRAGPSGNSCITYQTSVSGEHKAQVTTKAEVEPGVHFGRPDVLPQTPPLEKISEVTTIPDPYFSPVVGETLQMQSTSSILLEKPEVAESEFTH from the exons GTTTCAACTTTCTGTGCTGTGGGGTCAGCCGTAAGAGAG cATCTGGAATCAAGAGACCCATGGCATCTGAG GTGCCATATGCCTCTGGCATGCCCATGAAGAAAATAGGCCACCGAGGTGTTGATTCCTCAGGAGAGACGACATATAAAAAG aCAACCTCATCTGCCTTGAAAGGTGCCATCCAGTTAGGCATTACTCACACTGTGGGAAGCCTGAGCACCAAACCAGAGCGTGATGTCCTCATGCAAGACTTCTATGTGGTGGAGAGTATCTTCTTTCCCAG TGAAGGGAGCAACTTGACTCCTGCTCATCACTACAATGACTTTCGCTTCAAAACCTATGCACCTGTTGCCTTCCGTTACTTTCGGGAGTTATTTGGTATCCGGCCTGATGATTACTTG TACTCCCTCTGCAGTGAGCCACTGATTGAACTCTGCAGCTCTGGGGCCAGTGGTTCCCTCTTCTATGTGTCCAGTGACGATGAATTCATCATTAAAACGGTCCAGCATAAAGAGGCGGAGTTTCTGCAGAAGCTGCTTCCAGGATACTACATG AACCTCAACCAGAACCCTCGCACTTTGCTGCCTAAATTCTATGGACTGTACTGTGTGCAGGCAGGTGGTAAGAACATTCGAATTGTGGTGATGAACAATCTCTTACCACGGTCAGTCAAGATGCACATCAAATATGACCTCAAGGGCTCAACCTACAAACGGCGGGCTTCCCAAAAAGAGCGAGAGAAGCCTCTACCCACCTTTAAAGACCTGGACTTCTTACAAGACATTCCAGATGGTCTTTTTTTGGATGCTGATATGTACAATGCTCTATGTAAGACCTTACAGCGTGACTGTTTG GTGCTGCAGAGCTTCAAGATAATGGACTATAGCCTCTTGATGTCAATCCATAACATAGATCATGCCCAACGAGAGCCCTTAGGCAATGAAACACAGTATTCAGTTGATACTCGCAGACCAGCCCCCCAAAAGGCTCTCTATTCTACAGCTATGGAATCTATCCAGGGCGAGGCTCGGCGAGGTGGCACCATGGAGACTGATGACCA TATGGGTGGCATCCCGGCCCGCAATAGTAAGGGGGAAAGGCTGCTGCTTTATATTGGGATCATTGACATTCTTCAGTCTTACAG GTTTGTTAAGAAGTTGGAGCACTCTTGGAAAGCTCTGGTACATGATGGG GACACCGTATCGGTGCATCGGCCAGGCTTCTATGCTGAACGGTTCCAACGCTTCATGTGCAACACAGTGTTCAAGAAGATACCCT TGAAGCCCTCTCCTTCCAAAAAGTTTCGGTCTGGCTCATCTTTCTCTCGGCGAGCAGGCCCCAGCGGCAACTCCTGCATTACTTACCAGACATCGGTCTCTGGGGAGCACAAGGCACAAGTGACAACAAAGGCGGAAGTGGAGCCAG gcgTCCACTTCGGTCGTCCTGATGTTTTACCTCAGACTCCACCTTTGGAGAAAATCAGTGAGGTCACGACTATTCCTGACCCCTATTTCTCACCTGTAGTTGGAGAGACTTTACAAATGCAATCTACAAG ttCAATCCTCTTGGAAAAGCCTGAAGTTGCAGAGTCAGAGTTCACCCAT TGA
- the PIP5K1A gene encoding phosphatidylinositol 4-phosphate 5-kinase type-1 alpha isoform X5, with product MASEVPYASGMPMKKIGHRGVDSSGETTYKKTTSSALKGAIQLGITHTVGSLSTKPERDVLMQDFYVVESIFFPSEGSNLTPAHHYNDFRFKTYAPVAFRYFRELFGIRPDDYLYSLCSEPLIELCSSGASGSLFYVSSDDEFIIKTVQHKEAEFLQKLLPGYYMNLNQNPRTLLPKFYGLYCVQAGGKNIRIVVMNNLLPRSVKMHIKYDLKGSTYKRRASQKEREKPLPTFKDLDFLQDIPDGLFLDADMYNALCKTLQRDCLVLQSFKIMDYSLLMSIHNIDHAQREPLGNETQYSVDTRRPAPQKALYSTAMESIQGEARRGGTMETDDHMGGIPARNSKGERLLLYIGIIDILQSYRFVKKLEHSWKALVHDGDTVSVHRPGFYAERFQRFMCNTVFKKIPLKPSPSKKFRSGSSFSRRAGPSGNSCITYQTSVSGEHKAQVTTKAEVEPGVHFGRPDVLPQTPPLEKISEVTTIPDPYFSPVVGETLQMQSTSSILLEKPEVAESEFTHVSVWDVGEVNALKGIKMITDGVEQGVNWQG from the exons ATGGCATCTGAG GTGCCATATGCCTCTGGCATGCCCATGAAGAAAATAGGCCACCGAGGTGTTGATTCCTCAGGAGAGACGACATATAAAAAG aCAACCTCATCTGCCTTGAAAGGTGCCATCCAGTTAGGCATTACTCACACTGTGGGAAGCCTGAGCACCAAACCAGAGCGTGATGTCCTCATGCAAGACTTCTATGTGGTGGAGAGTATCTTCTTTCCCAG TGAAGGGAGCAACTTGACTCCTGCTCATCACTACAATGACTTTCGCTTCAAAACCTATGCACCTGTTGCCTTCCGTTACTTTCGGGAGTTATTTGGTATCCGGCCTGATGATTACTTG TACTCCCTCTGCAGTGAGCCACTGATTGAACTCTGCAGCTCTGGGGCCAGTGGTTCCCTCTTCTATGTGTCCAGTGACGATGAATTCATCATTAAAACGGTCCAGCATAAAGAGGCGGAGTTTCTGCAGAAGCTGCTTCCAGGATACTACATG AACCTCAACCAGAACCCTCGCACTTTGCTGCCTAAATTCTATGGACTGTACTGTGTGCAGGCAGGTGGTAAGAACATTCGAATTGTGGTGATGAACAATCTCTTACCACGGTCAGTCAAGATGCACATCAAATATGACCTCAAGGGCTCAACCTACAAACGGCGGGCTTCCCAAAAAGAGCGAGAGAAGCCTCTACCCACCTTTAAAGACCTGGACTTCTTACAAGACATTCCAGATGGTCTTTTTTTGGATGCTGATATGTACAATGCTCTATGTAAGACCTTACAGCGTGACTGTTTG GTGCTGCAGAGCTTCAAGATAATGGACTATAGCCTCTTGATGTCAATCCATAACATAGATCATGCCCAACGAGAGCCCTTAGGCAATGAAACACAGTATTCAGTTGATACTCGCAGACCAGCCCCCCAAAAGGCTCTCTATTCTACAGCTATGGAATCTATCCAGGGCGAGGCTCGGCGAGGTGGCACCATGGAGACTGATGACCA TATGGGTGGCATCCCGGCCCGCAATAGTAAGGGGGAAAGGCTGCTGCTTTATATTGGGATCATTGACATTCTTCAGTCTTACAG GTTTGTTAAGAAGTTGGAGCACTCTTGGAAAGCTCTGGTACATGATGGG GACACCGTATCGGTGCATCGGCCAGGCTTCTATGCTGAACGGTTCCAACGCTTCATGTGCAACACAGTGTTCAAGAAGATACCCT TGAAGCCCTCTCCTTCCAAAAAGTTTCGGTCTGGCTCATCTTTCTCTCGGCGAGCAGGCCCCAGCGGCAACTCCTGCATTACTTACCAGACATCGGTCTCTGGGGAGCACAAGGCACAAGTGACAACAAAGGCGGAAGTGGAGCCAG gcgTCCACTTCGGTCGTCCTGATGTTTTACCTCAGACTCCACCTTTGGAGAAAATCAGTGAGGTCACGACTATTCCTGACCCCTATTTCTCACCTGTAGTTGGAGAGACTTTACAAATGCAATCTACAAG ttCAATCCTCTTGGAAAAGCCTGAAGTTGCAGAGTCAGAGTTCACCCATGTGAGTGTCTGGGATGTGGGGGAGGTAAATGCTTTGAAGGGTATAAAGATGATCACTGATGGAGTGGAACAAGGAGTTAATTGGCAAGGTTAA
- the PIP5K1A gene encoding phosphatidylinositol 4-phosphate 5-kinase type-1 alpha isoform X2 produces MASASSGLSSVGFSFADPGVPSCASSSASGIKRPMASEVPYASGMPMKKIGHRGVDSSGETTYKKTTSSALKGAIQLGITHTVGSLSTKPERDVLMQDFYVVESIFFPSEGSNLTPAHHYNDFRFKTYAPVAFRYFRELFGIRPDDYLYSLCSEPLIELCSSGASGSLFYVSSDDEFIIKTVQHKEAEFLQKLLPGYYMNLNQNPRTLLPKFYGLYCVQAGGKNIRIVVMNNLLPRSVKMHIKYDLKGSTYKRRASQKEREKPLPTFKDLDFLQDIPDGLFLDADMYNALCKTLQRDCLVLQSFKIMDYSLLMSIHNIDHAQREPLGNETQYSVDTRRPAPQKALYSTAMESIQGEARRGGTMETDDHMGGIPARNSKGERLLLYIGIIDILQSYRFVKKLEHSWKALVHDGDTVSVHRPGFYAERFQRFMCNTVFKKIPLKPSPSKKFRSGSSFSRRAGPSGNSCITYQTSVSGEHKAQVTTKAEVEPGVHFGRPDVLPQTPPLEKISEVTTIPDPYFSPVVGETLQMQSTSSILLEKPEVAESEFTHVSVWDVGEVNALKGIKMITDGVEQGVNWQG; encoded by the exons cATCTGGAATCAAGAGACCCATGGCATCTGAG GTGCCATATGCCTCTGGCATGCCCATGAAGAAAATAGGCCACCGAGGTGTTGATTCCTCAGGAGAGACGACATATAAAAAG aCAACCTCATCTGCCTTGAAAGGTGCCATCCAGTTAGGCATTACTCACACTGTGGGAAGCCTGAGCACCAAACCAGAGCGTGATGTCCTCATGCAAGACTTCTATGTGGTGGAGAGTATCTTCTTTCCCAG TGAAGGGAGCAACTTGACTCCTGCTCATCACTACAATGACTTTCGCTTCAAAACCTATGCACCTGTTGCCTTCCGTTACTTTCGGGAGTTATTTGGTATCCGGCCTGATGATTACTTG TACTCCCTCTGCAGTGAGCCACTGATTGAACTCTGCAGCTCTGGGGCCAGTGGTTCCCTCTTCTATGTGTCCAGTGACGATGAATTCATCATTAAAACGGTCCAGCATAAAGAGGCGGAGTTTCTGCAGAAGCTGCTTCCAGGATACTACATG AACCTCAACCAGAACCCTCGCACTTTGCTGCCTAAATTCTATGGACTGTACTGTGTGCAGGCAGGTGGTAAGAACATTCGAATTGTGGTGATGAACAATCTCTTACCACGGTCAGTCAAGATGCACATCAAATATGACCTCAAGGGCTCAACCTACAAACGGCGGGCTTCCCAAAAAGAGCGAGAGAAGCCTCTACCCACCTTTAAAGACCTGGACTTCTTACAAGACATTCCAGATGGTCTTTTTTTGGATGCTGATATGTACAATGCTCTATGTAAGACCTTACAGCGTGACTGTTTG GTGCTGCAGAGCTTCAAGATAATGGACTATAGCCTCTTGATGTCAATCCATAACATAGATCATGCCCAACGAGAGCCCTTAGGCAATGAAACACAGTATTCAGTTGATACTCGCAGACCAGCCCCCCAAAAGGCTCTCTATTCTACAGCTATGGAATCTATCCAGGGCGAGGCTCGGCGAGGTGGCACCATGGAGACTGATGACCA TATGGGTGGCATCCCGGCCCGCAATAGTAAGGGGGAAAGGCTGCTGCTTTATATTGGGATCATTGACATTCTTCAGTCTTACAG GTTTGTTAAGAAGTTGGAGCACTCTTGGAAAGCTCTGGTACATGATGGG GACACCGTATCGGTGCATCGGCCAGGCTTCTATGCTGAACGGTTCCAACGCTTCATGTGCAACACAGTGTTCAAGAAGATACCCT TGAAGCCCTCTCCTTCCAAAAAGTTTCGGTCTGGCTCATCTTTCTCTCGGCGAGCAGGCCCCAGCGGCAACTCCTGCATTACTTACCAGACATCGGTCTCTGGGGAGCACAAGGCACAAGTGACAACAAAGGCGGAAGTGGAGCCAG gcgTCCACTTCGGTCGTCCTGATGTTTTACCTCAGACTCCACCTTTGGAGAAAATCAGTGAGGTCACGACTATTCCTGACCCCTATTTCTCACCTGTAGTTGGAGAGACTTTACAAATGCAATCTACAAG ttCAATCCTCTTGGAAAAGCCTGAAGTTGCAGAGTCAGAGTTCACCCATGTGAGTGTCTGGGATGTGGGGGAGGTAAATGCTTTGAAGGGTATAAAGATGATCACTGATGGAGTGGAACAAGGAGTTAATTGGCAAGGTTAA
- the PIP5K1A gene encoding phosphatidylinositol 4-phosphate 5-kinase type-1 alpha isoform X1: MASASSGLSSVGFSFADPGVPSCASSSGFNFLCCGVSRKRASGIKRPMASEVPYASGMPMKKIGHRGVDSSGETTYKKTTSSALKGAIQLGITHTVGSLSTKPERDVLMQDFYVVESIFFPSEGSNLTPAHHYNDFRFKTYAPVAFRYFRELFGIRPDDYLYSLCSEPLIELCSSGASGSLFYVSSDDEFIIKTVQHKEAEFLQKLLPGYYMNLNQNPRTLLPKFYGLYCVQAGGKNIRIVVMNNLLPRSVKMHIKYDLKGSTYKRRASQKEREKPLPTFKDLDFLQDIPDGLFLDADMYNALCKTLQRDCLVLQSFKIMDYSLLMSIHNIDHAQREPLGNETQYSVDTRRPAPQKALYSTAMESIQGEARRGGTMETDDHMGGIPARNSKGERLLLYIGIIDILQSYRFVKKLEHSWKALVHDGDTVSVHRPGFYAERFQRFMCNTVFKKIPLKPSPSKKFRSGSSFSRRAGPSGNSCITYQTSVSGEHKAQVTTKAEVEPGVHFGRPDVLPQTPPLEKISEVTTIPDPYFSPVVGETLQMQSTSSILLEKPEVAESEFTHVSVWDVGEVNALKGIKMITDGVEQGVNWQG; the protein is encoded by the exons GTTTCAACTTTCTGTGCTGTGGGGTCAGCCGTAAGAGAG cATCTGGAATCAAGAGACCCATGGCATCTGAG GTGCCATATGCCTCTGGCATGCCCATGAAGAAAATAGGCCACCGAGGTGTTGATTCCTCAGGAGAGACGACATATAAAAAG aCAACCTCATCTGCCTTGAAAGGTGCCATCCAGTTAGGCATTACTCACACTGTGGGAAGCCTGAGCACCAAACCAGAGCGTGATGTCCTCATGCAAGACTTCTATGTGGTGGAGAGTATCTTCTTTCCCAG TGAAGGGAGCAACTTGACTCCTGCTCATCACTACAATGACTTTCGCTTCAAAACCTATGCACCTGTTGCCTTCCGTTACTTTCGGGAGTTATTTGGTATCCGGCCTGATGATTACTTG TACTCCCTCTGCAGTGAGCCACTGATTGAACTCTGCAGCTCTGGGGCCAGTGGTTCCCTCTTCTATGTGTCCAGTGACGATGAATTCATCATTAAAACGGTCCAGCATAAAGAGGCGGAGTTTCTGCAGAAGCTGCTTCCAGGATACTACATG AACCTCAACCAGAACCCTCGCACTTTGCTGCCTAAATTCTATGGACTGTACTGTGTGCAGGCAGGTGGTAAGAACATTCGAATTGTGGTGATGAACAATCTCTTACCACGGTCAGTCAAGATGCACATCAAATATGACCTCAAGGGCTCAACCTACAAACGGCGGGCTTCCCAAAAAGAGCGAGAGAAGCCTCTACCCACCTTTAAAGACCTGGACTTCTTACAAGACATTCCAGATGGTCTTTTTTTGGATGCTGATATGTACAATGCTCTATGTAAGACCTTACAGCGTGACTGTTTG GTGCTGCAGAGCTTCAAGATAATGGACTATAGCCTCTTGATGTCAATCCATAACATAGATCATGCCCAACGAGAGCCCTTAGGCAATGAAACACAGTATTCAGTTGATACTCGCAGACCAGCCCCCCAAAAGGCTCTCTATTCTACAGCTATGGAATCTATCCAGGGCGAGGCTCGGCGAGGTGGCACCATGGAGACTGATGACCA TATGGGTGGCATCCCGGCCCGCAATAGTAAGGGGGAAAGGCTGCTGCTTTATATTGGGATCATTGACATTCTTCAGTCTTACAG GTTTGTTAAGAAGTTGGAGCACTCTTGGAAAGCTCTGGTACATGATGGG GACACCGTATCGGTGCATCGGCCAGGCTTCTATGCTGAACGGTTCCAACGCTTCATGTGCAACACAGTGTTCAAGAAGATACCCT TGAAGCCCTCTCCTTCCAAAAAGTTTCGGTCTGGCTCATCTTTCTCTCGGCGAGCAGGCCCCAGCGGCAACTCCTGCATTACTTACCAGACATCGGTCTCTGGGGAGCACAAGGCACAAGTGACAACAAAGGCGGAAGTGGAGCCAG gcgTCCACTTCGGTCGTCCTGATGTTTTACCTCAGACTCCACCTTTGGAGAAAATCAGTGAGGTCACGACTATTCCTGACCCCTATTTCTCACCTGTAGTTGGAGAGACTTTACAAATGCAATCTACAAG ttCAATCCTCTTGGAAAAGCCTGAAGTTGCAGAGTCAGAGTTCACCCATGTGAGTGTCTGGGATGTGGGGGAGGTAAATGCTTTGAAGGGTATAAAGATGATCACTGATGGAGTGGAACAAGGAGTTAATTGGCAAGGTTAA
- the PIP5K1A gene encoding phosphatidylinositol 4-phosphate 5-kinase type-1 alpha isoform X3, translating to MASASSGLSSVGFSFADPGVPSCASSSGFNFLCCGVSRKRASGIKRPMASEVPYASGMPMKKIGHRGVDSSGETTYKKTTSSALKGAIQLGITHTVGSLSTKPERDVLMQDFYVVESIFFPSEGSNLTPAHHYNDFRFKTYAPVAFRYFRELFGIRPDDYLYSLCSEPLIELCSSGASGSLFYVSSDDEFIIKTVQHKEAEFLQKLLPGYYMNLNQNPRTLLPKFYGLYCVQAGGKNIRIVVMNNLLPRSVKMHIKYDLKGSTYKRRASQKEREKPLPTFKDLDFLQDIPDGLFLDADMYNALCKTLQRDCLVLQSFKIMDYSLLMSIHNIDHAQREPLGNETQYSVDTRRPAPQKALYSTAMESIQGEARRGGTMETDDHMGGIPARNSKGERLLLYIGIIDILQSYRFVKKLEHSWKALVHDGDTVSVHRPGFYAERFQRFMCNTVFKKIPLKPSPSKKFRSGSSFSRRAGPSGNSCITYQTSVSGEHKAQVTTKAEVEPGVHFGRPDVLPQTPPLEKISEVTTIPDPYFSPVVGETLQMQSTSIQFLVGYWTEGISSSPAVGWGPPCSLPHEPLC from the exons GTTTCAACTTTCTGTGCTGTGGGGTCAGCCGTAAGAGAG cATCTGGAATCAAGAGACCCATGGCATCTGAG GTGCCATATGCCTCTGGCATGCCCATGAAGAAAATAGGCCACCGAGGTGTTGATTCCTCAGGAGAGACGACATATAAAAAG aCAACCTCATCTGCCTTGAAAGGTGCCATCCAGTTAGGCATTACTCACACTGTGGGAAGCCTGAGCACCAAACCAGAGCGTGATGTCCTCATGCAAGACTTCTATGTGGTGGAGAGTATCTTCTTTCCCAG TGAAGGGAGCAACTTGACTCCTGCTCATCACTACAATGACTTTCGCTTCAAAACCTATGCACCTGTTGCCTTCCGTTACTTTCGGGAGTTATTTGGTATCCGGCCTGATGATTACTTG TACTCCCTCTGCAGTGAGCCACTGATTGAACTCTGCAGCTCTGGGGCCAGTGGTTCCCTCTTCTATGTGTCCAGTGACGATGAATTCATCATTAAAACGGTCCAGCATAAAGAGGCGGAGTTTCTGCAGAAGCTGCTTCCAGGATACTACATG AACCTCAACCAGAACCCTCGCACTTTGCTGCCTAAATTCTATGGACTGTACTGTGTGCAGGCAGGTGGTAAGAACATTCGAATTGTGGTGATGAACAATCTCTTACCACGGTCAGTCAAGATGCACATCAAATATGACCTCAAGGGCTCAACCTACAAACGGCGGGCTTCCCAAAAAGAGCGAGAGAAGCCTCTACCCACCTTTAAAGACCTGGACTTCTTACAAGACATTCCAGATGGTCTTTTTTTGGATGCTGATATGTACAATGCTCTATGTAAGACCTTACAGCGTGACTGTTTG GTGCTGCAGAGCTTCAAGATAATGGACTATAGCCTCTTGATGTCAATCCATAACATAGATCATGCCCAACGAGAGCCCTTAGGCAATGAAACACAGTATTCAGTTGATACTCGCAGACCAGCCCCCCAAAAGGCTCTCTATTCTACAGCTATGGAATCTATCCAGGGCGAGGCTCGGCGAGGTGGCACCATGGAGACTGATGACCA TATGGGTGGCATCCCGGCCCGCAATAGTAAGGGGGAAAGGCTGCTGCTTTATATTGGGATCATTGACATTCTTCAGTCTTACAG GTTTGTTAAGAAGTTGGAGCACTCTTGGAAAGCTCTGGTACATGATGGG GACACCGTATCGGTGCATCGGCCAGGCTTCTATGCTGAACGGTTCCAACGCTTCATGTGCAACACAGTGTTCAAGAAGATACCCT TGAAGCCCTCTCCTTCCAAAAAGTTTCGGTCTGGCTCATCTTTCTCTCGGCGAGCAGGCCCCAGCGGCAACTCCTGCATTACTTACCAGACATCGGTCTCTGGGGAGCACAAGGCACAAGTGACAACAAAGGCGGAAGTGGAGCCAG gcgTCCACTTCGGTCGTCCTGATGTTTTACCTCAGACTCCACCTTTGGAGAAAATCAGTGAGGTCACGACTATTCCTGACCCCTATTTCTCACCTGTAGTTGGAGAGACTTTACAAATGCAATCTACAAG cattcagttccttgtgggttACTGGACAGAGGGCATTAGTTCCTCACCAGCTGTTGGCTGGGGACCTCCCTGTTCTTTGCCACATGAGCCTCTCTGTTAG